One genomic segment of Thermus oshimai DSM 12092 includes these proteins:
- a CDS encoding aldehyde dehydrogenase, whose translation MDGVQLLVGGEWRPSRSGRVFERMSPLGGVATRAAAADLEDALQAVEAAQRGFEAWSETPPSVRREVLWKAALALEARREAFVEAMTRETGATPGWAHFNVHLAAGMFKEAAALTTQITGEVIPSDRPGTLAFAVRQPVGVVLSLAPWNAPVILGVRALATPLACGNAVVFKASEICPRTHALIAEALEEAGLPPGTVNFLTTAPEEAPRVVEALIAHPLVRRVNFTGSTRTGRIIAELAGRHLKPVLLELGGKAPLLVLKDADLEAAAQAIAFGAFANQGQICMSTERVVVEEPVAEALVDLLAQKAARLTVGPPQEAPVLGCLVDERAAERVAELVREAVEGGARLVTGGRREGPFFWPTVVDGVRPGMRLYREESFGPVVAVVRVKDEAEAVRVANDTEYGLSAAIFTRDIAKGLKLAQKIQSGICHINGPTVHDEPQMPFGGVKASGFGRFGGRAGIHEFTELRWITIQTEPLQYPF comes from the coding sequence ATGGATGGAGTTCAGCTCCTCGTTGGTGGCGAATGGCGGCCCAGCCGCTCAGGGAGGGTGTTCGAGAGGATGAGCCCCCTAGGCGGGGTGGCCACCCGGGCGGCGGCGGCCGACCTTGAGGATGCCCTCCAGGCGGTGGAGGCTGCCCAAAGGGGGTTTGAGGCCTGGTCCGAAACCCCTCCTAGCGTTCGGCGGGAGGTCCTTTGGAAGGCGGCTTTGGCCCTGGAGGCCCGAAGGGAGGCCTTTGTGGAGGCCATGACCCGGGAGACCGGGGCCACGCCCGGCTGGGCCCACTTCAACGTCCACCTGGCCGCGGGGATGTTCAAGGAGGCCGCGGCCCTCACCACCCAGATCACGGGGGAGGTCATCCCCTCGGACCGGCCGGGTACCCTGGCCTTTGCGGTGCGCCAGCCCGTGGGGGTGGTTTTAAGCCTCGCCCCCTGGAACGCCCCGGTGATCCTGGGGGTGCGGGCCCTGGCCACCCCCCTGGCCTGCGGCAACGCCGTGGTCTTCAAGGCCTCTGAGATCTGCCCCAGGACCCACGCCCTGATCGCGGAGGCCCTGGAGGAGGCCGGCCTGCCCCCCGGGACGGTCAACTTCCTCACCACCGCCCCCGAGGAGGCCCCCCGGGTGGTGGAGGCCCTCATCGCCCACCCCCTGGTGCGCCGGGTGAACTTCACCGGCTCCACCCGCACCGGCCGGATCATCGCCGAGCTTGCGGGGCGGCACCTCAAGCCGGTGCTCTTGGAGCTAGGGGGAAAGGCTCCCCTCCTGGTGCTTAAGGACGCGGACCTCGAGGCGGCCGCCCAGGCCATCGCCTTCGGGGCCTTCGCCAACCAAGGGCAGATCTGCATGTCCACGGAGCGGGTGGTGGTGGAGGAGCCCGTGGCCGAGGCTCTGGTGGACCTCCTGGCCCAGAAAGCGGCCCGCCTCACCGTGGGCCCCCCGCAGGAGGCCCCCGTTCTGGGTTGTCTGGTGGACGAGCGGGCGGCGGAACGGGTGGCGGAGCTGGTGAGGGAGGCGGTGGAAGGAGGGGCCCGGCTGGTCACGGGCGGGCGGCGGGAGGGTCCCTTCTTCTGGCCCACGGTGGTGGACGGGGTCCGTCCCGGCATGCGTCTCTATCGGGAGGAGTCCTTCGGGCCGGTGGTGGCCGTGGTCCGGGTCAAGGACGAGGCGGAGGCGGTCAGGGTGGCCAACGACACGGAGTACGGCCTTTCCGCGGCCATCTTCACCCGGGACATCGCCAAGGGCCTCAAGCTGGCCCAGAAGATCCAGTCGGGGATCTGCCACATCAACGGGCCCACGGTGCACGACGAGCCCCAGATGCCCTTTGGAGGGGTGAAGGCTTCCGGGTTCGGGCGGTTTGGGGGTCGGGCGGGGATCCACGAGTTCACCGAACTCCGCTGGATCACCATCCAGACGGAACCCCTCCAGTACCCCTTCTGA
- a CDS encoding branched-chain amino acid ABC transporter permease → MAFLETLISAGIFGGVYALLALGLTLQYGVARVLNLAYGEAVVLAGIATALLFARGLTPLWVLLLLPPLWMGLHLLLFRFLFLPVLGPRLALDPGREGRIILLSFGLSFLSQGLMAAYLGGQLFSYSYLHQGVALGPAQVSLNRVLAFLLALGLALGLHAFLQRSRLGTAIRALSREPAEAALVGVPVPRLAAGVFALGGGLAGAAGVLLSMFQPLAPTLGPELTLKALVVVVLGGLGGVPGALAGGVALGLTEGLVARFVNPGLSLAALYLLFLGAVLYLRGNREVARQ, encoded by the coding sequence ATGGCCTTCCTGGAAACCCTCATCTCGGCCGGCATCTTCGGAGGGGTGTACGCCCTCCTGGCCCTCGGCCTCACCCTGCAGTACGGCGTGGCCCGGGTGCTGAACCTAGCCTACGGGGAGGCGGTGGTCCTGGCAGGCATCGCCACCGCGCTCCTTTTTGCCCGGGGCCTCACACCCCTCTGGGTCCTCCTGCTCCTCCCTCCCCTTTGGATGGGCCTGCACCTCCTCCTCTTCCGCTTCCTTTTCCTGCCCGTCCTGGGGCCTAGGTTGGCCTTGGACCCCGGGCGCGAGGGCCGGATCATCCTCCTCAGCTTTGGGCTCTCCTTCCTGAGCCAAGGGCTCATGGCCGCTTACCTCGGGGGGCAGCTCTTCAGCTACAGCTACCTCCACCAGGGGGTGGCCTTGGGGCCCGCCCAGGTGAGCCTGAACCGGGTCCTGGCCTTCCTCCTTGCGCTGGGTCTGGCCCTCGGCCTGCACGCCTTCCTCCAAAGGAGCAGGCTGGGCACCGCCATCCGGGCCCTGAGCCGCGAGCCTGCGGAGGCGGCCTTGGTGGGGGTGCCCGTGCCCCGCCTGGCCGCCGGGGTGTTTGCCCTGGGGGGCGGGCTGGCGGGGGCCGCGGGGGTTCTCCTCAGCATGTTCCAGCCCCTCGCCCCCACCCTGGGGCCCGAGCTCACCCTGAAGGCTTTGGTGGTGGTGGTCCTGGGAGGCTTAGGGGGGGTGCCCGGGGCCCTGGCGGGTGGGGTAGCCCTGGGGCTCACGGAGGGGCTGGTGGCCCGGTTTGTGAATCCCGGCCTGAGCCTAGCGGCCCTTTACCTCCTCTTCCTAGGTGCGGTTCTCTACCTGCGGGGCAACCGGGAGGTGGCCCGCCAATGA
- a CDS encoding ABC transporter ATP-binding protein, whose translation MLSLRGLEVRYGAHVALQGVDLDLAPGEVVAVLGANGAGKSSLLRALLGLAPARGSYRLDGEEVGPLMERGFTEALAARGLVLVPERGGVFRTLTVRENLLLGGFLRPDGRKERVQEALALFPPLAERLEQRVGTMSGGEQRMVALARALVQAPRYLLLDEPTLGLAPLFARRILESLEHFARKGVGVLLVEQNAHLALQVARRGYVLERGRVVLREEAQALLHHPWVQKAYLGV comes from the coding sequence ATGCTTAGCCTCCGGGGCCTGGAGGTGCGCTACGGGGCCCACGTGGCCCTCCAGGGGGTGGACCTGGACCTGGCCCCGGGGGAGGTGGTGGCGGTCTTGGGGGCCAACGGGGCGGGCAAGTCCTCCCTGCTCCGGGCCCTCTTGGGCCTGGCGCCTGCCCGGGGAAGCTACCGGCTGGACGGGGAGGAGGTGGGCCCCCTGATGGAGCGGGGCTTCACCGAGGCCCTGGCGGCCCGGGGGTTGGTGCTGGTGCCGGAGCGGGGCGGGGTCTTCCGCACCCTTACCGTTCGGGAGAACCTCCTGCTGGGGGGTTTTCTGCGGCCGGATGGCCGAAAGGAGCGCGTTCAGGAGGCCTTGGCCCTTTTCCCTCCCCTGGCCGAGAGGCTGGAGCAGCGGGTGGGCACCATGAGCGGTGGGGAGCAGCGCATGGTGGCCCTGGCCCGGGCCCTGGTCCAGGCCCCCCGGTACCTCTTGCTGGACGAGCCCACCTTGGGCCTGGCCCCCCTTTTTGCCCGCCGCATCCTGGAGAGCCTCGAGCACTTTGCCCGGAAGGGCGTGGGCGTGCTTCTCGTGGAGCAGAACGCCCACCTGGCCCTGCAGGTGGCCCGGAGGGGGTACGTCCTGGAGCGGGGCCGGGTGGTCCTGAGGGAGGAGGCCCAGGCCCTCCTCCACCACCCGTGGGTGCAGAAGGCTTACTTGGGTGTTTGA
- a CDS encoding PIG-L deacetylase family protein has protein sequence MKRLLVVSAHAADFVWRAGGAIAHVTAHGGKALVVALTYGERGESGELWKEAGQTLERVKAIRHQEASQAAAILGAEFLALDLGDYPLRMTEEAVERLRAILVDFAPQILMTHTPQDPFNPDHPVAYAITEKARQLAAGAGVASAFKTIPPPEFLLFEPHQPELSGFVPNLFLDITPVWEKKLKAMEVFASQAYLQRYYAERAEHRANHARRISGRKGIERAEAFQRVLPQVVDRL, from the coding sequence ATGAAGCGGCTTCTGGTGGTTTCGGCCCACGCGGCGGACTTCGTTTGGCGGGCCGGAGGCGCCATCGCCCACGTGACGGCCCACGGGGGGAAGGCCCTGGTGGTGGCCCTGACCTACGGGGAGCGGGGGGAGTCGGGGGAGCTCTGGAAGGAGGCGGGCCAGACCCTAGAAAGGGTCAAGGCCATCCGCCACCAGGAGGCAAGCCAAGCGGCGGCCATCCTGGGGGCGGAGTTTCTGGCCCTGGACCTGGGGGATTACCCCTTACGGATGACGGAGGAGGCGGTGGAGCGCCTCCGGGCCATCCTGGTGGACTTCGCCCCCCAGATCCTCATGACCCACACCCCTCAGGACCCCTTCAACCCCGACCACCCCGTGGCCTACGCCATCACGGAGAAGGCCCGCCAGCTGGCGGCGGGGGCCGGGGTGGCCAGCGCCTTCAAGACCATCCCGCCGCCCGAATTCCTCCTCTTTGAACCCCATCAGCCGGAGCTTTCGGGCTTCGTGCCTAACCTCTTCCTGGACATCACCCCGGTGTGGGAGAAGAAGCTTAAGGCCATGGAGGTCTTCGCCTCCCAGGCCTATCTGCAACGCTACTACGCGGAGCGGGCGGAGCACCGGGCCAACCACGCCCGCAGGATCTCCGGCCGCAAGGGGATTGAACGGGCAGAGGCCTTCCAGCGGGTTCTGCCCCAAGTGGTGGACCGGCTATGA
- a CDS encoding 4-carboxy-4-hydroxy-2-oxoadipate aldolase/oxaloacetate decarboxylase yields the protein MSLKREELVLLAELGSATVYEAAGRAGLLEGPWLRLVPGSRAAGPARTVLCAPGDNLMVHAAMAVLQPGEVLVLALPTPEPVALLGELLATQAQARGAAAILVEAAVRDADEIAALGLPVWARWVSPRGAERKTPGRLGIPVRVGGVAVAQGDYLVLDGDGVVAVPRERAREVLEKARARAEREAALRERYRRGELSIDLYGLRPLVEEELRKADGA from the coding sequence ATGAGCCTGAAGAGGGAGGAACTCGTCCTTCTGGCCGAACTGGGTTCGGCCACGGTCTACGAGGCGGCGGGCCGGGCGGGCCTCCTCGAGGGCCCCTGGCTCCGCCTGGTGCCGGGAAGCCGGGCCGCCGGGCCGGCCCGGACCGTCCTCTGCGCCCCGGGGGACAACCTCATGGTCCACGCGGCCATGGCGGTGCTGCAGCCGGGGGAGGTGCTGGTCCTGGCCCTGCCCACCCCCGAACCGGTGGCCCTCTTGGGGGAACTTCTCGCCACCCAGGCCCAGGCCAGGGGGGCCGCGGCCATCCTGGTGGAGGCCGCGGTGCGGGACGCGGACGAGATCGCCGCCCTGGGCCTGCCCGTCTGGGCGCGCTGGGTAAGCCCAAGGGGGGCGGAACGCAAAACACCAGGGCGGCTTGGGATCCCGGTGCGGGTGGGCGGGGTGGCGGTGGCCCAGGGGGACTACCTGGTGCTGGACGGGGACGGGGTGGTGGCCGTACCCCGGGAAAGGGCCCGGGAGGTTCTGGAAAAGGCCCGGGCCCGGGCGGAGCGGGAGGCGGCCCTTAGGGAGCGCTACCGGCGGGGGGAACTTTCCATAGACCTCTACGGCCTGCGCCCCCTGGTGGAGGAGGAGCTGAGGAAGGCCGATGGGGCTTAG
- a CDS encoding amino acid ABC transporter substrate-binding protein: MNLGRRRFLGRAVGLGAGLLGWSLGQGASVVRVGYSISKTGPYATGAGITTLPNYRLWVEEVNRAGGLKLSGGPVRLEAVEYDDRSNPEEAIRNLQRLFTQDRADIVLPPWGTAMNLAVAPVFARYGYPHLGVTNLSEKTPELVKRWPNYFSFLGLPSQYAEALARLLRNLAGAGRVGRRVAVVHTDDEFGLELSGAFRKALQGSGLELVYFQSYPQGFSDFQSLLSAVKGRDPDAFVAFSYPAETLALPEAAAVVGFNPPVFFLGVGTAFPVFRQRYGARIEGVMGLGGVVNNASWRAYRERHLAVTNQEPDRWASPVTYASLQALQQAIERVGKVDRFQVVRLLRESTFDTILGPLRLEANVFRGNWLIGQWQGGEFVALMPERPGAATPLVPKPAWTR; the protein is encoded by the coding sequence ATGAATCTTGGACGGCGCCGTTTTCTCGGTCGGGCGGTGGGTTTAGGGGCGGGCCTCCTGGGGTGGAGCCTGGGACAGGGGGCTTCGGTGGTGCGGGTGGGGTACAGCATCTCCAAAACCGGTCCCTACGCCACCGGGGCGGGGATCACCACCCTGCCCAACTACCGGCTCTGGGTGGAGGAGGTGAACCGGGCCGGGGGGCTTAAGCTTTCGGGCGGGCCGGTGCGCCTCGAGGCGGTGGAGTACGACGACCGCTCCAACCCCGAGGAGGCCATCCGCAACCTCCAGCGCCTTTTCACCCAAGACCGCGCGGACATCGTCCTGCCCCCCTGGGGCACCGCCATGAACCTGGCCGTGGCCCCGGTCTTCGCCCGCTACGGGTATCCCCATCTGGGGGTGACCAACCTGAGCGAGAAAACCCCGGAGCTGGTCAAGCGCTGGCCCAACTACTTCTCCTTCCTGGGCCTCCCCTCCCAGTACGCCGAGGCCCTGGCCCGGCTTCTCCGCAATCTGGCGGGGGCGGGCCGGGTGGGGCGGCGGGTGGCGGTGGTCCACACGGACGACGAGTTCGGTTTGGAGCTTTCCGGTGCCTTTCGCAAGGCCCTTCAGGGGAGTGGGTTGGAGCTGGTCTACTTCCAGAGCTACCCCCAGGGCTTCAGCGATTTCCAGTCCCTGCTAAGCGCGGTCAAGGGCCGGGACCCCGACGCCTTCGTGGCCTTCAGCTACCCGGCGGAAACCCTAGCCCTCCCCGAGGCCGCTGCGGTGGTGGGCTTCAACCCCCCGGTCTTTTTCCTGGGGGTGGGCACGGCCTTCCCCGTTTTCCGCCAGCGCTACGGGGCCCGGATAGAGGGGGTGATGGGCCTAGGGGGGGTGGTGAACAACGCTTCCTGGAGGGCTTACCGGGAGCGCCACCTGGCGGTGACCAACCAGGAGCCCGACCGGTGGGCCAGCCCCGTCACCTACGCCTCCCTCCAGGCCCTGCAGCAGGCCATAGAGCGGGTGGGTAAGGTGGATCGCTTCCAGGTCGTTCGCCTCCTCCGGGAGTCCACCTTCGACACCATCCTGGGCCCCTTGCGCCTGGAGGCCAACGTCTTCCGCGGCAACTGGCTTATCGGCCAGTGGCAGGGCGGGGAGTTTGTGGCCCTGATGCCGGAGCGCCCCGGCGCGGCCACGCCCCTGGTGCCCAAGCCGGCTTGGACCCGCTGA
- a CDS encoding DUF6282 family protein, with amino-acid sequence MDGIQPSEKARAAVRGGYDLHVHVAPDLLPRKTDDLTLARRCLEVGLKGFVLKSHYAPTAERAALVRQAVPGVNALGAIVLNRAVGGLNPVAVEVAARAGARFVWLPTVDALNEAHHLETLPPGKRPQWARLQEEFRRLGLDPGPVEVLDERGHPLPELKAVLEAVARHGLVLATGHLSRREIFPVVEAALEAGVRFLVITHPDYPTQDLPLPEQRELARMGAFLERCFVPSYTGKVPWERVFRAIEATGPERNVLSTDLGQPQNPPVEEGLALFADRLLQAGFDEGTVRQMAVENTVFLAEGGKG; translated from the coding sequence ATGGATGGGATCCAGCCTTCCGAGAAGGCCCGGGCGGCGGTCCGGGGGGGGTACGACCTCCACGTCCACGTGGCCCCCGACCTCCTGCCCCGCAAGACCGACGACCTGACCCTGGCCCGGCGGTGCCTGGAGGTGGGGCTTAAGGGGTTCGTGCTCAAGTCCCACTACGCCCCCACCGCGGAGCGGGCGGCCCTGGTGCGGCAAGCGGTGCCCGGGGTTAACGCCCTAGGGGCCATCGTCCTGAACCGGGCGGTGGGGGGGCTGAACCCGGTGGCGGTGGAGGTGGCCGCGCGGGCGGGGGCCCGGTTCGTCTGGCTGCCCACGGTGGATGCCCTGAACGAGGCCCACCACCTGGAAACCCTGCCCCCCGGAAAGCGGCCCCAGTGGGCCCGCCTCCAGGAGGAGTTCCGGCGGCTGGGCCTGGATCCGGGGCCGGTGGAGGTCCTGGACGAAAGGGGCCATCCCCTCCCCGAGCTCAAGGCGGTCCTGGAGGCCGTGGCCCGGCACGGCCTGGTCCTGGCCACAGGGCACCTTTCGCGGAGGGAGATCTTCCCCGTGGTGGAGGCGGCCTTGGAAGCGGGGGTTAGGTTTCTCGTGATCACCCACCCCGACTACCCCACCCAGGACCTCCCCCTCCCCGAGCAGCGGGAGCTGGCCCGGATGGGGGCTTTCCTCGAGCGGTGCTTCGTCCCCTCGTATACGGGCAAGGTGCCCTGGGAAAGGGTCTTCCGGGCCATAGAGGCCACGGGCCCCGAACGGAACGTCCTCTCCACCGACCTGGGCCAGCCCCAAAACCCCCCTGTGGAGGAGGGGCTGGCCCTCTTCGCCGACAGGCTCTTGCAAGCGGGGTTTGACGAGGGAACGGTGCGGCAGATGGCCGTGGAGAACACGGTTTTCTTGGCAGAAGGAGGCAAGGGATGA
- a CDS encoding ATP-binding cassette domain-containing protein, with protein MRLYLALFFALGISLPFWGGEYGVSTGISILLYTVLAAAWALFTGPSRYLSLATSAFFGVGVYAVALLHERVAWPLLWPLAFLGAGGLAFLVGLATLRLQGVYFTVFTFGLAELVRQLITWGQRNLGGSVGSYVFLEVGQEAIYGLLLFLAALVYLGGEALRRSPWGLALWASGDDELAARHSGVPAVRVRLLVFSLTAGVMGVAGAAVAPRWVYVDPGLAFNPNTSFLTAVIGLVGGLQGPLGAFLAAPPFVLLWDFLSGRFPHHTTALMGLLFLLVVYRLPQGLLGLWKAPLKAPPPSETHSLPPSPAPIQPPVSAPLLRAQGLSKRFGGVLAVAGLDLEVRPGEIVGLIGPNGSGKTTALGLIAGTLPPDGGEVVFLGRKATGLSPEALARLGLGRTFQQVRLFPSLTVHQHVYLPLALRGVRGAEEEARRLLRRVGLEGQASLFPPSLTYLDQKRLELARALALDPRLLLLDEWLAGLSPTELTEGMDLLRSLKAEGRALVLVEHVMPAVRALCDRVYVLSFGELLAEGTPEEVLRDPKVVATYLGVAHA; from the coding sequence ATGAGGCTCTACCTTGCCCTCTTCTTTGCCCTGGGGATCAGCCTGCCCTTCTGGGGCGGGGAGTATGGGGTTTCCACGGGCATCTCCATCCTTCTCTACACCGTTTTGGCCGCGGCCTGGGCCCTTTTCACTGGGCCTTCCCGTTACCTCAGCCTGGCCACCTCCGCCTTCTTCGGCGTGGGGGTCTACGCGGTGGCCCTCCTCCACGAAAGGGTGGCCTGGCCCCTCCTCTGGCCCCTGGCTTTCCTGGGTGCAGGGGGCTTGGCCTTCCTGGTGGGCCTGGCCACCCTCCGCCTCCAGGGGGTGTACTTCACGGTGTTCACCTTCGGCCTGGCCGAGCTGGTCCGTCAGCTCATCACCTGGGGCCAGCGCAACCTAGGGGGGTCGGTGGGGAGCTACGTCTTCCTGGAGGTGGGCCAGGAGGCCATTTACGGGCTTCTCCTCTTCCTGGCGGCCCTGGTCTACCTGGGGGGCGAGGCCCTGCGGCGGAGCCCCTGGGGGCTGGCCCTTTGGGCCTCCGGGGATGATGAGCTGGCCGCCCGGCACAGCGGGGTGCCCGCGGTCCGGGTGCGCCTTCTGGTCTTCAGCCTCACCGCAGGGGTGATGGGCGTGGCGGGGGCCGCGGTGGCTCCCCGCTGGGTGTACGTGGACCCGGGGCTGGCCTTTAACCCCAACACCTCCTTTCTCACCGCGGTGATCGGGCTCGTGGGGGGGCTTCAGGGACCCTTGGGGGCTTTCCTCGCAGCCCCCCCTTTTGTCCTCCTCTGGGACTTCCTTTCCGGTCGCTTTCCCCATCACACCACCGCCCTCATGGGCCTCCTGTTCCTGCTGGTGGTTTATCGCCTTCCCCAGGGCCTCCTCGGCTTATGGAAGGCCCCTCTAAAGGCGCCTCCTCCCTCCGAAACCCACTCCCTGCCCCCTTCCCCGGCCCCCATCCAGCCCCCGGTTTCCGCCCCTCTGCTCCGGGCCCAGGGGCTTTCCAAGCGTTTCGGGGGGGTCTTGGCCGTGGCGGGCCTGGACCTCGAGGTCCGGCCGGGGGAGATCGTGGGGCTCATCGGGCCCAACGGTTCGGGAAAGACCACCGCCCTGGGCCTCATCGCCGGCACCCTGCCTCCCGATGGGGGAGAGGTGGTCTTCCTAGGGCGGAAGGCCACGGGCCTTTCCCCGGAAGCCTTGGCCCGGCTGGGCCTAGGCCGGACCTTCCAGCAGGTGCGGCTTTTCCCCTCCCTTACCGTCCACCAGCACGTGTACCTGCCCCTGGCCCTCCGGGGGGTGCGGGGCGCCGAGGAGGAGGCCCGCCGCCTCCTCCGGCGGGTGGGCCTCGAGGGGCAGGCCTCCCTTTTCCCCCCATCCCTCACGTACCTGGACCAGAAGCGGCTGGAATTGGCCCGCGCCCTGGCCCTGGACCCCAGGCTCCTCCTTCTGGACGAGTGGCTGGCGGGGCTTTCCCCCACGGAGCTGACGGAGGGGATGGACCTCCTGAGGAGCCTTAAGGCGGAGGGACGGGCCCTGGTTCTGGTGGAGCACGTGATGCCCGCGGTGCGGGCCCTTTGCGACCGGGTGTACGTCCTCTCCTTTGGGGAGCTCCTGGCGGAGGGGACCCCGGAAGAGGTGCTGCGGGATCCCAAGGTGGTGGCCACCTACCTGGGGGTGGCCCATGCTTAG
- a CDS encoding NAD(P)-dependent oxidoreductase, translated as MGLRVAVLGLGEAGSLFARDLLAQGAEVAGYDPVPEKGVPGLLRAGSEAEAAAGSDLVLSVNWARVALEVAERVAPVLRPGQVYADLNTASPALKERIARCLAPTGALFADVALMSPVPGRGLRTPALAAGPGAEAYRALLAPLGAPVRVVGEEPGAAQARKLLRSVFFKGLAAAVGEALEGARRLGLEEEIRKEIAQSLKEADEGLVERLVEGSRKHAQRRYEEMLAAAELLEGVGVEPLLARATAAWLRGLVK; from the coding sequence ATGGGGCTTAGGGTGGCCGTTTTGGGCCTGGGGGAGGCGGGAAGCCTCTTCGCCCGGGACCTCCTCGCCCAGGGAGCGGAGGTGGCGGGCTACGACCCCGTGCCGGAAAAGGGGGTCCCGGGCCTCCTGCGGGCAGGCAGCGAGGCCGAGGCCGCGGCCGGGTCGGACCTCGTCCTCAGCGTGAACTGGGCCCGGGTGGCCCTGGAGGTGGCGGAAAGGGTGGCCCCGGTGCTCCGGCCCGGCCAGGTCTACGCGGACCTGAACACCGCAAGCCCAGCCTTAAAGGAGAGGATCGCCCGTTGCCTTGCCCCCACCGGGGCCCTCTTCGCCGACGTGGCCCTGATGAGCCCGGTCCCCGGCCGGGGCCTCCGCACCCCCGCCCTGGCCGCCGGGCCGGGGGCGGAGGCCTACCGGGCCCTCCTCGCCCCCTTGGGGGCCCCGGTGCGGGTGGTGGGGGAGGAGCCGGGTGCCGCCCAGGCGCGGAAGCTCCTCCGAAGCGTTTTCTTCAAGGGTTTGGCCGCGGCGGTGGGGGAGGCGCTGGAAGGGGCCCGGCGGCTCGGGCTGGAGGAGGAGATCCGGAAGGAGATCGCCCAAAGCCTCAAGGAAGCGGACGAGGGCCTGGTGGAAAGGCTGGTGGAGGGAAGCCGGAAGCACGCCCAAAGGCGGTACGAGGAGATGCTGGCCGCGGCCGAGCTTTTGGAGGGGGTGGGAGTGGAGCCCCTCCTGGCCCGGGCCACCGCGGCCTGGCTCCGTGGGCTGGTAAAGTGA
- a CDS encoding catechol 2,3-dioxygenase gives MDTVDASELGRWPYCDLAHLGHIELLTPKPEESLRFFTEVMGLSVSGQEGDSVYLRGWDDYEFHTLKLTAAPKPGLGHLAFRVRSLEALRRRVRVLEALGLGEGWTEDLGHGPAYRFRTPDGHRMEVYWETRWYEPTEATRPALKNQASRFPARGANLRRLDHVNLLASDVKAMRLFLEEALGMKVTEQIVFTGGDEQGVWVTCNNKTYDLAVTKDHLGAKGRLHHLTYAVDSREEVLRAADICLEYGVPIETGPHKHAIQQTFFLYVYEPGGNRFEIACPGARLLLAPDWRSIVWNEEERKRGQAWGLQTIPTFHTYGTPPVEEA, from the coding sequence GTGGACACGGTGGACGCTTCCGAGCTGGGCCGCTGGCCTTACTGCGACCTGGCCCATCTGGGCCACATCGAACTCCTCACCCCCAAGCCAGAGGAGAGCCTCCGTTTCTTCACCGAGGTCATGGGGCTTTCCGTAAGCGGCCAGGAGGGGGATTCCGTCTACCTGCGGGGCTGGGACGACTACGAGTTCCACACCCTAAAACTCACCGCCGCCCCCAAGCCCGGCCTGGGCCACCTGGCCTTCCGGGTGCGGAGCCTCGAGGCCCTAAGGCGCCGGGTCCGGGTCCTGGAGGCCCTGGGGCTTGGGGAGGGGTGGACGGAGGACCTGGGCCACGGGCCCGCCTACCGCTTCCGCACCCCGGACGGGCACCGGATGGAGGTCTACTGGGAAACCCGTTGGTACGAGCCCACCGAGGCCACCCGCCCCGCCCTCAAGAACCAGGCCTCCCGCTTCCCCGCCAGGGGGGCCAACCTAAGGCGGCTGGACCACGTGAACCTCCTAGCTTCGGACGTGAAGGCCATGCGCCTCTTCCTGGAAGAGGCCCTGGGGATGAAGGTCACGGAGCAGATCGTCTTCACGGGAGGGGACGAGCAGGGGGTCTGGGTCACCTGCAACAACAAGACCTACGACCTGGCGGTGACCAAGGACCACCTGGGGGCCAAAGGCCGCCTTCACCACCTCACCTATGCGGTGGACAGCCGGGAAGAGGTCCTCAGGGCGGCGGACATCTGCCTGGAATACGGGGTGCCCATCGAAACCGGTCCCCACAAACACGCCATCCAGCAGACCTTCTTCCTCTACGTCTACGAGCCCGGGGGAAACCGCTTTGAGATCGCCTGCCCTGGGGCGCGGCTCCTCCTGGCCCCCGACTGGAGGTCCATCGTCTGGAACGAGGAGGAAAGGAAGCGGGGCCAGGCCTGGGGGCTCCAGACCATCCCCACCTTCCACACCTACGGGACCCCGCCCGTGGAGGAGGCCTAG
- a CDS encoding GntR family transcriptional regulator, with protein MPTAEKATEAQTAYRRIREAILAGELLPGQRLVEKDLSERFGLGRAAIRTALARLEQEGLVESAPYRGAWVRAISKEEALEVLEARMALESLAARHAALKTTPEGVARLRAILREMEAKKAEGDLLGMSELNALLHRTIVELSGHKTAARLIEALRAQGVRHQYRTVLVPGRPDRSLEEHRRIVEAIAKGDGEEAARAMAEHLQGVMEALKRAGE; from the coding sequence ATGCCCACCGCGGAGAAGGCCACCGAGGCCCAGACCGCCTACCGGCGGATCCGGGAGGCCATCCTGGCTGGGGAGCTGTTGCCGGGACAGCGCCTGGTGGAGAAGGACCTAAGCGAGCGCTTCGGCCTGGGCCGGGCGGCCATCCGCACCGCCCTGGCCCGGCTGGAGCAGGAGGGCCTGGTGGAAAGCGCCCCCTACCGGGGGGCCTGGGTGCGGGCCATCTCCAAGGAGGAGGCCCTGGAGGTCCTGGAGGCCCGCATGGCCCTGGAAAGCCTGGCCGCCCGGCACGCAGCCCTCAAGACCACCCCGGAAGGGGTGGCCCGCCTCAGGGCCATCCTGCGGGAGATGGAGGCCAAGAAAGCGGAGGGAGACCTCCTGGGGATGTCCGAGCTCAACGCCCTCCTCCACCGGACCATCGTGGAGCTTTCCGGCCATAAGACCGCGGCCCGCCTCATCGAGGCCCTCAGGGCCCAGGGGGTGCGCCACCAGTACCGGACCGTCCTGGTGCCGGGGCGGCCGGACCGCTCCCTGGAGGAGCACCGCCGGATCGTGGAGGCCATCGCCAAGGGGGACGGGGAGGAGGCGGCCAGGGCCATGGCCGAGCACCTCCAGGGAGTCATGGAGGCCCTGAAGCGGGCCGGGGAATAA